The Acinetobacter pittii genome contains a region encoding:
- the hisF gene encoding imidazole glycerol phosphate synthase subunit HisF, which translates to MLAKRIIPCLDVDNGRVVKGVQFLDIRDAGDPVEVARRYNEQGADEITFLDITATHHGRDTTYRTVERMAETVFVPLTVGGGVRKVEDIRALLNAGADKVSINSAAVFNPEFVQEASQHFGAQCIVVAIDAKKTGDNKWEIFTHGGRKPTGIDAIEWAVKMADYGAGELLITSMDADGTKAGYDIALMRAINDRVTIPTIASGGVGNLQHLADGILQGGADAVLAASIFHFGQYTIPEAKQYLAEQGIEMRL; encoded by the coding sequence ATGCTTGCTAAACGTATTATTCCTTGCCTAGACGTTGATAACGGACGCGTAGTTAAAGGCGTTCAATTCCTCGATATTCGTGATGCTGGCGACCCTGTTGAAGTGGCACGTCGCTATAACGAACAAGGTGCAGACGAAATTACTTTCTTAGACATTACCGCTACACATCATGGACGCGATACCACTTACCGTACTGTTGAACGTATGGCCGAGACTGTATTTGTGCCTTTAACTGTCGGTGGTGGTGTACGTAAGGTTGAAGATATTCGCGCATTATTAAATGCAGGTGCAGACAAAGTGAGTATTAACTCGGCTGCTGTGTTTAACCCTGAATTTGTTCAAGAAGCTTCTCAGCACTTTGGCGCGCAATGTATTGTGGTTGCGATTGATGCCAAAAAAACTGGCGACAACAAATGGGAAATCTTTACTCATGGTGGCCGTAAACCAACTGGAATTGATGCCATTGAATGGGCTGTAAAAATGGCTGACTACGGTGCGGGTGAGTTGCTGATTACCAGTATGGACGCCGACGGTACTAAAGCAGGTTATGATATTGCCTTAATGCGTGCCATTAATGACCGCGTTACCATTCCAACGATTGCCTCAGGCGGTGTGGGTAACTTACAACACCTTGCAGACGGTATTTTACAAGGTGGTGCCGATGCAGTATTGGCAGCAAGTATTTTCCACTTTGGTCAATATACGATTCCAGAAGCTAAACAATATTTAGCTGAACAAGGCATCGAAATGCGCTTGTAA
- the thrB gene encoding homoserine kinase, whose product MSVYTPLSLDEVRTFAAPYGLEVLELNPIQGGIQNTNYFLVDVNRKQYVLTVFEELDAQGAGELIPVLEQLGTHDVPVAVPLKHSGQAVHVIADKPAQIAPRLMGHHPMQTTVAQVAAIADAQAKLHVALQDFPLEREYRRDHQYWTGVAEQLKPSMTQDDQTLLEQVYQAFNAKTTQYSNRPTGFIHSDLFRDNTLFEGEQLQGILDFYELNQDELLFDIAITINDFCTEYPAAHLNSDKVAAYLAAYQKVRALTSDELECLDVFLAMAACRFWSMRLQVAQKNKEEGRTGDDILQKDPQEMRAMMQDRLSHVKA is encoded by the coding sequence ATGTCGGTTTATACCCCGTTGAGTTTAGATGAAGTTCGCACCTTTGCTGCACCTTATGGATTAGAGGTGTTGGAGCTGAACCCAATTCAGGGAGGTATTCAAAACACCAATTATTTTTTGGTTGATGTAAACCGCAAACAATATGTATTGACTGTATTTGAAGAGTTAGATGCACAAGGTGCAGGTGAACTCATTCCTGTACTTGAACAATTAGGGACTCATGATGTACCCGTTGCCGTGCCATTAAAACACAGCGGACAAGCGGTTCATGTGATTGCAGACAAGCCTGCACAAATTGCACCACGTTTAATGGGTCACCATCCCATGCAAACCACAGTAGCGCAAGTTGCCGCGATTGCAGATGCACAGGCGAAACTGCATGTGGCTTTACAAGATTTTCCCCTTGAACGTGAATATCGACGTGATCATCAATACTGGACAGGTGTTGCAGAACAGCTGAAACCAAGCATGACTCAAGATGACCAAACGTTACTTGAGCAGGTCTATCAAGCTTTTAATGCGAAAACAACGCAGTACTCAAATCGACCAACAGGTTTTATTCACTCTGATTTGTTCCGCGACAATACTTTGTTTGAAGGTGAGCAATTACAAGGTATTCTAGATTTTTACGAGTTAAATCAAGATGAATTGCTATTTGATATTGCGATTACCATTAATGATTTTTGTACCGAATATCCAGCAGCGCATTTAAACTCAGATAAGGTAGCAGCTTACTTAGCGGCATACCAGAAAGTTCGTGCGCTGACTTCAGATGAACTTGAGTGTTTAGATGTATTCTTGGCAATGGCGGCTTGCCGTTTTTGGTCAATGCGTTTGCAAGTTGCTCAAAAAAATAAAGAAGAAGGACGTACCGGCGATGACATTTTGCAAAAAGATCCGCAAGAAATGCGAGCAATGATGCAAGACCGTTTAAGTCATGTAAAAGCATAA
- a CDS encoding GNAT family N-acetyltransferase, giving the protein MPITVHAYSSLDNSEIRDQLERLYDTSPEFGDGHDAIEQLEQDLQQYTTLYTAEFNTKIIGAIWSSGQGESKVLEYIVVHPANRGRGVAERLVEEACRIEESKGVKTFEPGCGAIHRCLAHIGKLHH; this is encoded by the coding sequence ATGCCTATTACCGTACATGCTTATAGTTCTCTAGATAATTCAGAGATCCGCGATCAGCTTGAGCGTTTGTATGATACAAGTCCGGAGTTTGGTGACGGGCACGATGCGATTGAACAACTTGAACAAGATTTACAACAGTATACCACGCTATACACTGCCGAATTTAATACCAAAATTATAGGTGCAATTTGGTCTTCAGGACAAGGCGAAAGCAAGGTTCTTGAATATATTGTTGTGCACCCTGCTAACCGTGGTCGTGGTGTAGCTGAGCGCTTAGTTGAAGAAGCTTGCCGCATAGAAGAGTCAAAAGGTGTTAAAACTTTTGAACCAGGCTGTGGCGCGATTCATCGCTGTTTGGCTCACATTGGTAAACTACATCACTAA
- a CDS encoding DUF805 domain-containing protein, which translates to MNSPFENQPLQHDSPFKANGRFGRLSYAAWTFLFSLVIGIAVVIIAFTFGFTSSQELTGLSTAGMIVIAILYIVCLYVSFVFTIRRLHDRNNTGWLSLLMLIPAVNLIFMIYLFAAKGTEGNNDYGPQRPTPGWERVLGWIYIILIPLALVFAVVATIMSPTYEGYVEKSESVVIGTPSQSQ; encoded by the coding sequence ATGAATTCACCTTTCGAAAATCAGCCACTTCAACACGATTCCCCCTTTAAAGCTAATGGTCGTTTTGGACGACTCTCTTATGCTGCTTGGACATTCTTATTTTCACTCGTCATCGGTATCGCTGTTGTCATCATCGCTTTTACTTTTGGATTTACATCTAGTCAAGAACTAACAGGTCTTTCTACGGCAGGCATGATTGTTATCGCCATTCTCTATATTGTTTGTCTCTATGTAAGTTTTGTATTTACCATCCGCCGCTTGCACGACCGCAATAATACAGGATGGCTATCATTACTGATGCTGATCCCCGCCGTAAACCTGATTTTTATGATCTATCTCTTTGCAGCAAAAGGTACAGAAGGCAATAATGATTACGGCCCACAGCGCCCTACCCCTGGTTGGGAACGTGTTTTAGGCTGGATTTATATTATCCTAATTCCACTTGCTTTGGTTTTTGCTGTCGTTGCCACAATCATGTCTCCGACCTATGAAGGCTATGTCGAGAAAAGTGAAAGTGTGGTCATTGGTACACCTTCTCAGTCTCAATAA
- the hisB gene encoding imidazoleglycerol-phosphate dehydratase HisB, whose product MTQRISEVVRNTNETKIRVRLNLDGTGQGTLNTGVPFLDHMIDQIKRHGLFDIDIHCDGDLEIDDHHTVEDCGITLGQAFAQALGDKKGLKRYGHFYAPLDEALSRVVVDLSGRPGLFMDIPFTRARIGTFDVDLFSEFFQGFVNHALMTLHIDNLKGKNSHHQIESVFKALARALRMACEVDPRAENTIASTKGSL is encoded by the coding sequence ATGACGCAACGTATCAGTGAAGTGGTTAGAAATACCAATGAAACCAAAATTCGAGTTCGTTTAAATCTCGACGGTACTGGTCAAGGCACACTAAACACTGGAGTTCCATTTTTAGACCATATGATTGATCAAATCAAGCGACATGGCTTATTTGATATCGATATTCATTGTGACGGAGACCTCGAGATTGATGATCACCACACCGTAGAAGATTGTGGTATCACGCTTGGACAAGCTTTTGCACAAGCTTTAGGTGATAAAAAAGGTTTAAAACGCTATGGTCATTTTTATGCACCATTAGACGAAGCTTTATCTCGCGTTGTTGTAGATTTATCTGGTCGTCCAGGTTTATTTATGGATATTCCATTTACTCGTGCGCGCATCGGTACCTTTGATGTTGATTTATTTTCTGAGTTTTTCCAAGGTTTCGTAAACCATGCGCTTATGACCTTACACATCGATAACTTAAAAGGTAAAAATAGCCACCACCAAATCGAAAGTGTTTTTAAAGCACTTGCTCGTGCTTTACGTATGGCATGTGAAGTTGATCCACGTGCAGAAAACACGATTGCATCGACAAAAGGTAGCCTCTAA
- a CDS encoding DMT family transporter: protein MSPISLSSSKAPQLALILITIIWGGTFLTVQYALHFSSPMFFVGCRFAVAALTLLLISFKSMKGITLKDLGAGCAIGLVIAAGYGTQTIGLQTIPSSESAFLTALYVPLVPILMWLIFRKTPHIMTWVGAALAFTGLVLLTGNGFEQISLSFGQLLTVLGSFAIALEIIFISYFAGKVNLRRVTIIQLGVASLLSFAIMPVVGEHTIPVFSWPLVLIAVALGLASALIQFVMNWAQRVVDPSRAAIIYAGEPVWAGIIGRIAGERLPLIALLGGALVVLGVLVSELKINLPIKKNKRIRK from the coding sequence ATGTCACCAATTTCCCTGAGTTCAAGCAAAGCCCCACAGTTAGCACTCATTTTGATTACGATCATTTGGGGTGGAACATTTCTTACTGTGCAATATGCACTGCATTTTTCGTCACCTATGTTCTTTGTAGGCTGCCGCTTTGCTGTCGCAGCGCTTACCTTGCTACTTATTTCTTTCAAGAGTATGAAAGGTATTACATTAAAAGATTTAGGCGCGGGTTGTGCGATTGGTCTTGTTATTGCAGCAGGCTATGGCACCCAGACCATTGGCCTGCAAACCATTCCAAGTAGTGAGTCGGCTTTTTTAACAGCGCTATACGTTCCACTTGTACCTATTTTAATGTGGCTCATCTTTAGAAAAACTCCACACATCATGACTTGGGTAGGCGCTGCTCTTGCTTTTACTGGCCTTGTGTTATTGACGGGCAATGGTTTTGAGCAAATTTCCTTAAGTTTTGGGCAACTTTTAACAGTGCTCGGGTCATTTGCGATTGCTTTAGAAATTATTTTTATTAGCTACTTTGCTGGAAAAGTAAATTTGCGTCGCGTTACGATCATTCAACTTGGTGTCGCTTCTCTACTTTCTTTCGCGATTATGCCTGTGGTGGGTGAACATACGATTCCAGTATTTTCATGGCCCCTAGTACTCATTGCTGTCGCATTAGGTTTAGCGAGTGCACTCATTCAATTTGTAATGAACTGGGCTCAACGTGTGGTTGATCCTTCACGTGCTGCAATTATCTATGCTGGCGAACCTGTTTGGGCAGGCATTATTGGCCGAATTGCAGGTGAGCGTTTGCCATTGATTGCCCTTTTGGGAGGTGCTTTAGTGGTCTTAGGTGTTTTAGTCAGTGAGTTAAAAATTAATTTACCCATTAAGAAAAACAAAAGAATTAGAAAATAA
- a CDS encoding helix-turn-helix domain-containing protein, producing MSQSSTVLQHVGTNIRSLRDERGLSQQDLADQAGVSRRTIAALETGQVNISLAKLDSIAAVLGVDFKTIVSAPEHKEHALVNVLAWQGEKEESNATLLASVPSCSQVELWTWSLAVGESYIAEPDAKGWQELIYVLEGELTIQFADSSKTIAAGSSFIYASSVTYTYINSGNQVLKFIRNVVY from the coding sequence ATGAGCCAGTCGAGCACCGTTTTACAGCACGTAGGCACAAACATTCGTTCATTAAGAGATGAGCGTGGATTAAGCCAACAGGACTTGGCCGATCAGGCAGGTGTGAGTAGACGAACCATTGCTGCTTTGGAAACAGGGCAGGTCAATATTAGTTTGGCTAAACTCGATTCGATTGCAGCAGTGTTGGGTGTGGATTTTAAAACGATTGTGAGTGCACCTGAGCATAAAGAACATGCCTTAGTAAATGTACTCGCTTGGCAGGGTGAAAAAGAAGAAAGTAATGCAACGCTATTGGCTTCAGTCCCTTCTTGCTCCCAAGTTGAGCTTTGGACATGGTCATTGGCAGTGGGGGAATCTTATATTGCTGAGCCAGATGCAAAAGGATGGCAAGAGCTTATTTACGTATTAGAAGGTGAATTGACCATACAATTTGCAGATAGCTCAAAAACTATTGCTGCTGGTTCTTCATTTATATATGCCAGTTCAGTAACTTACACTTATATTAATAGTGGTAACCAAGTCCTTAAGTTTATTCGTAATGTGGTATATTGA
- the hisH gene encoding imidazole glycerol phosphate synthase subunit HisH, with product MTRIALLDYGMGNLHSAAKALEHVGATVDVTNDPKLIAQADKIVFPGVGAMRDCMQGMREAGIDEVVRKAAFNKPVLAICVGMQALLQSSEENGGVDALGIFDGAVKHFPQMEGLKVPHMGWNQVHQMDPSHPMWNNIEQDARFYFVHSYYVEPKDESVVAATCEYGVNFCTAIHKDNLFATQFHPEKSHTAGLQLLKNFVEWNI from the coding sequence ATGACACGTATCGCGTTACTTGATTATGGCATGGGCAATCTACACTCAGCAGCTAAAGCACTTGAGCATGTGGGCGCTACAGTCGATGTGACCAATGATCCAAAACTAATTGCACAAGCCGACAAAATTGTTTTTCCGGGTGTTGGCGCAATGCGTGACTGTATGCAAGGCATGCGTGAAGCAGGGATTGATGAAGTTGTACGTAAAGCTGCTTTTAATAAGCCAGTTCTTGCGATTTGCGTAGGCATGCAAGCATTACTACAAAGTTCTGAAGAAAATGGCGGTGTAGACGCATTAGGTATTTTTGACGGCGCAGTAAAACATTTCCCTCAAATGGAAGGTTTAAAAGTACCACACATGGGCTGGAACCAAGTTCACCAAATGGACCCAAGCCATCCAATGTGGAATAACATCGAACAAGATGCTCGCTTCTACTTTGTACATAGCTACTATGTCGAACCAAAAGATGAAAGCGTTGTGGCTGCGACTTGTGAGTATGGTGTGAATTTCTGCACAGCAATTCATAAAGATAATTTATTCGCGACTCAATTCCACCCAGAGAAAAGTCATACTGCTGGTTTGCAGTTACTTAAAAACTTTGTGGAATGGAATATTTAA
- a CDS encoding DUF1294 domain-containing protein has translation MRDQGRLVEWFDEKGYGFIQPDDAEKERVFLHIKDFARPGPRPIIGCALEYRVILDERGRFRAQQVTYLKASQTRKASKPVKAESSFQASPWSAMQMGIVFYFVLMGIMSFIHILPAYTLLFVLMMNALSYWLYSQDKEAAQLGNRRVPEQTLHIVSFLGGWPAAWWAQQKLRHKTQKQPFRRIYFCTIFFHLLLILWLISPLNVLRGS, from the coding sequence ATGCGAGATCAGGGGCGTTTAGTCGAATGGTTCGACGAAAAAGGTTATGGCTTTATTCAGCCAGATGATGCTGAAAAAGAGCGAGTCTTTTTGCATATCAAAGATTTTGCACGCCCCGGACCTCGGCCAATTATTGGCTGTGCACTGGAATATCGGGTGATTCTCGATGAACGAGGCCGTTTTCGTGCTCAGCAGGTCACCTATTTAAAAGCATCTCAAACCCGAAAAGCGTCAAAGCCTGTAAAAGCAGAATCTTCTTTTCAAGCCAGTCCATGGTCTGCAATGCAAATGGGGATCGTGTTTTATTTCGTTTTAATGGGAATTATGAGTTTTATTCATATTTTACCCGCTTACACCTTGCTATTTGTTTTAATGATGAATGCCTTAAGTTATTGGCTTTATTCACAAGACAAAGAAGCCGCACAATTGGGTAATCGACGTGTGCCTGAACAAACACTGCACATTGTTAGCTTTTTAGGAGGCTGGCCAGCTGCATGGTGGGCACAACAAAAACTGAGACATAAAACACAAAAACAACCCTTTCGTAGGATTTATTTTTGTACCATATTCTTTCATTTACTTTTGATTTTGTGGCTAATTTCTCCCTTAAACGTATTGCGGGGCTCATAA
- the ypeA gene encoding GNAT family acetyltransferase, with protein MFIIRQFTNADLDDVVILWESCGLTRPWNNPETDIFRKVSQQDDLFLVAIKDEQLIGTLMGGYDGHRGWINYLAVHPHQQRLGIATALVQQLEKRLIARGCPKLQLLVRKDNLNVLNFYEQLGYDEVEAVCLGKRLISDNSPD; from the coding sequence ATGTTTATTATTCGTCAATTTACAAATGCAGATCTGGATGATGTCGTTATTTTATGGGAAAGCTGTGGCCTGACGCGTCCTTGGAATAATCCTGAAACCGATATTTTCAGGAAAGTCTCACAACAGGATGATTTGTTTTTGGTTGCTATTAAAGATGAGCAACTCATTGGCACGCTTATGGGCGGCTACGACGGTCATAGAGGCTGGATTAACTATTTAGCTGTTCATCCCCACCAACAACGCTTAGGAATCGCTACAGCGCTCGTTCAGCAGCTTGAAAAGCGATTGATCGCCCGCGGTTGTCCAAAACTACAATTACTCGTCCGCAAAGACAATTTAAATGTACTGAACTTTTATGAACAGCTTGGCTATGACGAAGTAGAAGCAGTGTGTCTAGGAAAACGACTTATTAGCGATAATTCACCCGACTAG
- the wrn gene encoding 3'-5' exonuclease produces the protein MSEAVALLDKASIQQLPPFENLNHHNIVVIENIEQCKSIEEELKNAAILGFDSESKPTFKVGEISTGPHLIQLATAKKAYLFHVNSSTLKFLQPILSNSQQIKVGFGLKNDKHIFHKKGIELESCVDLAKSFSHFGFTQQMGVQKAIALLFGQYLAKSKKVGTSNWARKPLTSQQISYAAADAYAALLVFEELRKQELLPAHISQTIQTALQT, from the coding sequence ATGTCCGAAGCCGTTGCCCTCCTTGATAAAGCCTCCATTCAGCAGCTTCCTCCTTTTGAAAATCTTAACCACCATAATATTGTGGTGATTGAAAATATTGAGCAATGCAAAAGTATTGAAGAAGAATTAAAAAACGCTGCAATTTTGGGATTTGATTCTGAATCTAAACCTACATTTAAAGTGGGTGAAATCTCAACTGGTCCACACTTAATTCAGCTTGCCACAGCAAAAAAAGCCTATTTGTTTCATGTAAATTCATCAACTTTAAAATTTTTACAGCCCATTTTGTCTAACTCTCAGCAAATTAAAGTTGGCTTTGGCCTTAAAAATGACAAACACATTTTTCATAAAAAAGGCATTGAGCTGGAAAGTTGTGTCGATCTAGCTAAAAGCTTTAGTCACTTTGGTTTTACCCAGCAAATGGGGGTTCAAAAAGCGATTGCACTACTATTTGGGCAGTATCTTGCAAAGTCGAAAAAAGTTGGAACTTCAAATTGGGCACGAAAGCCACTTACATCACAACAAATAAGCTACGCTGCTGCCGATGCCTATGCTGCATTATTGGTATTTGAAGAGCTCAGAAAGCAAGAACTATTACCGGCTCACATTTCACAAACGATTCAAACCGCACTTCAAACGTAA
- a CDS encoding ATP-binding cassette domain-containing protein, whose translation MKFLLSSQDIKNYKFLWQVSKEKYKKQKGSMFLMFLLVMFTAFFTTLLPYLLKLIIDYSAQKYDFPLDIRLPFNFLYLIALAYAAAWLANELCNWTKNIFSAYLIVDFKGALIFAGLKNYLNLKKDEQDQIETGTVISDLARGSSAFGEINLTLLLHLGPIVFQLVMIFAVLFTTINLLFSISFLLVAIVIFVISFHINKTSSSLFDAMYQQDNQVNSHLIHQISNSYEIKVKNAVPFQLSKFNDTLNSYITTAKDRNKKIGLLMISQLFLIFLFLLIFMLFTVFLSTEKQLTPGAFVLISTYIIQLTNPFLAVSQSLMRLNGNFVALAKYRKYFNLDKENYTHSIVQDSNVLFQFINAKFLLGKRAVDHFNLTILANKTYVVIGPTGLGKTSLMNYLMGVYQIQSGQLCYKNIDISQNFSKHIFDEVVYVAQQPVIFPYSLRDNLVYNSSHIYEDSYLLQMLDQFNLLHILKKHQLTLDDDLTEIYKNFSGGEKQRICILRGLLARPQLMILDEPTAALDVDTAKKILEYIQQVVPSVIMITHSPYAMEIADEIIDLEKLLN comes from the coding sequence ATGAAATTTTTATTAAGTTCACAAGATATTAAAAACTATAAATTTTTATGGCAGGTTTCTAAAGAAAAATATAAGAAGCAGAAGGGAAGTATGTTTCTTATGTTTTTATTAGTAATGTTTACCGCATTCTTTACAACATTATTGCCATACTTATTAAAACTTATTATTGATTATTCTGCACAGAAATATGACTTTCCACTTGATATTCGACTTCCATTCAATTTTTTATATCTAATCGCACTTGCTTATGCCGCAGCATGGTTAGCAAATGAGTTATGTAATTGGACAAAAAATATTTTTAGTGCTTATCTGATAGTAGATTTCAAAGGCGCACTAATTTTTGCAGGCTTAAAGAATTATTTAAATCTTAAAAAAGATGAACAAGATCAAATTGAAACTGGAACCGTGATTAGTGATCTGGCAAGAGGAAGTTCTGCTTTTGGTGAGATTAATCTAACGTTACTTCTTCATTTAGGACCAATAGTTTTTCAATTGGTTATGATTTTTGCAGTTTTATTTACGACCATTAATTTACTTTTTAGTATCAGTTTTTTATTGGTCGCTATCGTTATTTTTGTAATTTCTTTTCATATAAATAAAACAAGTAGTTCACTATTCGATGCTATGTATCAACAAGATAATCAAGTAAATAGCCATTTGATACATCAGATCTCAAACTCGTATGAAATTAAGGTGAAAAATGCGGTTCCTTTTCAATTATCAAAGTTTAATGACACACTAAATTCATACATCACAACCGCTAAAGATAGGAATAAAAAAATAGGGCTACTTATGATTTCCCAATTGTTCCTGATCTTTCTATTTTTGCTCATTTTTATGTTATTTACAGTATTTCTTTCGACTGAAAAGCAGCTTACACCGGGTGCTTTCGTATTGATAAGTACTTATATTATTCAACTCACCAATCCATTTTTAGCAGTTTCTCAAAGCTTGATGCGTTTAAATGGTAACTTTGTCGCTTTAGCAAAATATCGAAAATACTTTAATCTCGATAAAGAAAATTATACGCATTCTATCGTTCAAGACTCCAACGTTCTCTTTCAATTTATAAATGCTAAATTTTTACTTGGGAAAAGAGCTGTAGATCATTTTAATTTAACAATATTAGCCAATAAAACGTATGTCGTGATTGGGCCGACTGGCTTGGGAAAGACTTCTCTAATGAATTATTTAATGGGCGTCTATCAGATTCAATCAGGGCAGCTTTGCTATAAGAATATTGATATTAGCCAAAATTTCTCTAAACATATTTTTGATGAGGTTGTTTACGTTGCACAGCAACCAGTTATTTTCCCTTATTCCCTTAGGGATAATTTAGTTTATAACTCCTCGCACATATATGAGGATTCTTACTTACTTCAGATGCTTGATCAATTTAATCTATTACATATTTTGAAAAAGCATCAACTAACGCTCGACGATGATCTAACTGAAATTTATAAGAATTTTTCAGGAGGAGAGAAACAAAGAATTTGTATTCTTCGTGGTTTATTGGCTCGTCCTCAACTCATGATCTTAGATGAACCGACTGCCGCCTTGGATGTAGATACTGCAAAAAAGATACTTGAATATATTCAGCAGGTTGTTCCATCCGTGATCATGATTACGCATTCACCGTATGCGATGGAAATTGCGGATGAGATAATCGATTTAGAAAAGTTATTAAACTAA
- a CDS encoding DUF4870 family protein, which yields MNSSIDQDPNRTLTLILYVLYIVAIFTGGLLAVIALIINYVKRSDVQGSIFASHFTWQIRTFWWYLAWNIIAFLPFIFLFFTGENTNLFAGVAVSSTVFCVGVIGAAWIWIVYRAIRGLIALNDNRPMYQP from the coding sequence ATGAATAGTTCTATCGACCAAGATCCAAATCGTACTTTAACACTTATTTTATATGTACTTTATATTGTTGCCATTTTTACAGGCGGCTTACTTGCGGTTATTGCTTTAATTATTAACTACGTAAAACGTTCTGATGTACAGGGTTCAATTTTTGCGAGCCACTTTACATGGCAAATCAGAACATTCTGGTGGTATCTGGCTTGGAATATTATTGCCTTTCTGCCGTTTATTTTCCTGTTCTTTACGGGCGAAAATACTAATCTATTTGCAGGCGTTGCCGTTTCATCGACCGTATTCTGTGTGGGCGTAATTGGTGCTGCGTGGATCTGGATTGTATATCGTGCAATTCGTGGTTTGATTGCGTTAAACGATAATCGCCCGATGTATCAGCCTTAA
- the hisA gene encoding 1-(5-phosphoribosyl)-5-[(5-phosphoribosylamino)methylideneamino]imidazole-4-carboxamide isomerase — protein sequence MLIIPAIDLKDGKCVRLKQGRMEDDTVFSDDPVATAQHWVNEGARRLHLVDLNGAFAGTPIHKPVVEAIAKAQPELPIQIGGGIRSLETIEHYLEAGVTFVIIGTKAVQEPEFVEEACKRFAGHIIVGIDAMNGMVATDGWANVTDVKATDLAKRFADAGVSSIVYTDIARDGMMQGVNVEQTVNLAQYSGLPVIASGGVTNLDDVRNLKGQPGILGAITGRAIYEGTLNLREAQLLLDENRL from the coding sequence ATGCTAATCATTCCAGCAATTGACCTGAAAGATGGTAAATGTGTGCGTTTAAAACAAGGGCGTATGGAAGACGATACCGTTTTCTCTGACGATCCGGTTGCAACTGCCCAGCATTGGGTAAATGAAGGCGCACGTCGTTTGCATTTGGTTGATTTGAATGGCGCTTTCGCAGGTACCCCAATTCATAAGCCTGTTGTTGAAGCAATTGCTAAAGCTCAGCCAGAATTACCAATTCAAATTGGTGGTGGTATTCGTTCATTAGAGACTATCGAACACTATCTAGAAGCTGGCGTGACTTTTGTCATTATCGGTACAAAGGCAGTTCAAGAGCCTGAATTCGTAGAAGAAGCTTGTAAGCGTTTTGCAGGTCACATCATTGTTGGTATTGATGCCATGAATGGTATGGTTGCAACTGATGGCTGGGCAAACGTTACTGATGTGAAAGCAACAGATTTAGCGAAACGCTTTGCAGATGCAGGCGTGTCTAGCATTGTTTATACAGACATTGCTCGTGACGGCATGATGCAAGGTGTAAATGTTGAGCAAACTGTAAACTTGGCTCAATACTCAGGCTTACCAGTAATTGCTTCTGGTGGTGTTACCAATCTTGATGACGTTCGTAACTTAAAAGGCCAACCGGGCATTTTAGGCGCGATCACAGGCCGCGCAATTTATGAAGGTACTTTAAACCTTCGTGAAGCTCAGCTTTTGTTGGATGAAAACCGTCTTTAA